The Astyanax mexicanus isolate ESR-SI-001 chromosome 24, AstMex3_surface, whole genome shotgun sequence genome has a segment encoding these proteins:
- the LOC125787582 gene encoding uncharacterized protein LOC125787582 has protein sequence MSLLRISQRIRKRLCAVKASAIQRGQPGPKPAEEGSSLFLEVDRKRGGTAKHSSPSHSYQNTPAPHTPTSTLQPLTPQPVHSSPSHSYQNTPAPHTPTRTHSSPSHPDQYTPAPLTPQPKHSSPAYTPTSTLQPLTPRPEQTPAPLTPRPEHTPAPHTQTSTLQPLSHPNQYTPAPHTPTRTDSSSSHTPTRTHSSPSHPDQYTPAPLSPQPVHSSPSHTPTKDSSSSHTPARTLQLLLHPDQNTPAPLTPDQYTLQTRSHPDQYTLQPLTHPDQNTLQPLLHPDQYTLQPLSHLNQNSSKAPHTRTNTLQPLTLLPEHTSAPHTTPPPQQYTPAPHTQTSTHSSSSHTPTKTHSSPSHTPTKTHSSPLHSYQYTLQPPTLLPLTPQTVHTPAPHTPTKTHSSPSHSYQYTLQPPTLLPEHTPALTPRPEHTPAPHTPTKDSSSSHTPARTLQLLLHPDQNTPAPLTPDQYTLQTRSHPDQYTLQPLTHPDQDTLQPLLHPDQYTLQPLSHLNQNSSKAPHTRTNTLQPLTLLPEHTSAPHTTPPPQQYTPAPHTQTSTHSSSSHTPTKTHSSPSHTPTKTHSSPLHSYQYTLQPPTLLPLTPQTVHTPAPHTPTKTHSSPSHSYQYTLQPPTLLPEHTPALTPRPEHTPAPHTPTSKLQPLTPRPLRVADFTICIGGTPHGLLVGLSSISL, from the exons ATGAGTCTCCTGAGGATTTCTCAGCGGATAAGGAAGAGGCTGTGTGCTGTCAAGGCCTCCGCCATTCAGCGCGGCCAGCCCGGCCCCAAACCCGCTGAGGAGGGGTCTTCCCTGTTCCTCGAGGTGGACAGGAAAAGGGGCGGGACGGCGA AACACTCCAGCCCCTCTCACTCCTACCAGAACACTCCAGCccctcacaccccgaccagtacactCCAGCCCCTCACACCCCAACCAGTACACTCCAGCCCCTCTCACTCCTACCAGAACACTCCAGCccctcacaccccgaccagaacaCACTCCAGCCCCTCACACCCTGACCAGTACACTCCAGCCCCGCTCACACCCCAACCAAAACACTCCAGCCCCGCTTacaccccgaccagtacactccagcccctcacaccccgaccagaacaGACTCCAGCTcctctcacaccccgaccagaacaCACTCCAGCCCCTCACACCCAGACCAGTACACTCCAGCCCCTCTCTCACCCCAACCAGTACACTCCAGCccctcacaccccgaccagaacaGACTCCAGCTcctctcacaccccgaccagaacaCACTCCAGCCCCTCACACCCAGACCAGTACACTCCAGCCCCTCTCTCACCCCAACCAGTACACTCCAGCCcctctcacaccccgacca aagACTCCAGCTCCTCTCACACCCCGGCCAGAACACTCCAGCTTCTCTTACACCCCGACCAGAACACTCCAGCCCCGCTCACACCCGACCAGTACACACTCCAGACCCgctcacaccccgaccagtacacaCTCCAGCCCCTCACACACCCCGACCAAAACACACTCCAGCCCCTTTTacaccccgaccagtacacaCTCCAGCCCCTCTCACACCTCAACCAAAACTCCTCCAAAGCTCCTCACACCCGGACCAATACACTCCAGCCCCTCACACTCCTACCAGAACACACTTCAGCCCCTCacaccaccccccctccccaGCAGTACACTCCAGCTCCTCACACCCAGACCAGTACACACTCCAGCTCCTCTCACACCCCGACCAAAACACACTCCAGCCCCTCTCACACCCCGACCAAAACACACTCCAGCCCCTTACACTCCTACCAGTACACACTCCAGCCCCCCACACTCCTGCCCCTCACACCCCAAACAGTACACACTCCAGCCCCTCACACTCCTACCAAAACACACTCCAGCCCCTCACACTCCTACCAGTACACACTCCAGCCCCCCACACTCCTACCAGAACACACTCCAGCCCTTACACCCCGACCAGAACACACTCCAGCCCCTCACACCCCAACCA aagACTCCAGCTCCTCTCACACCCCGGCCAGAACACTCCAGCTTCTCTTACACCCCGACCAGAACACTCCAGCCCCGCTCACACCCGACCAGTACACACTCCAGACCCgctcacaccccgaccagtacacaCTCCAGCCCCTCACACACCCCGACCAAGACACACTCCAGCCCCTTTTacaccccgaccagtacacaCTCCAGCCCCTCTCACACCTCAACCAAAACTCCTCCAAAGCTCCTCACACCCGGACCAATACACTCCAGCCCCTCACACTCCTACCAGAACACACTTCAGCCCCTCacaccaccccccctccccaGCAGTACACTCCAGCTCCTCACACCCAGACCAGTACACACTCCAGCTCCTCTCACACCCCGACCAAAACACACTCCAGCCCCTCTCACACCCCGACCAAAACACACTCCAGCCCCTTACACTCCTACCAGTACACACTCCAGCCCCCCACACTCCTGCCCCTCACACCCCAAACAGTACACACTCCAGCCCCTCACACTCCTACCAAAACACACTCCAGCCCCTCACACTCCTACCAGTACACACTCCAGCCCCCCACACTCCTACCAGAACACACTCCAGCCCTTACACCCCGACCAGAACACACTCCAGCCCCTCACACCCCAACCAGTAAACTCCAGCccctcacaccccgacca CTCAGAGTGGCAGATTTCACCATCTGTATAGGTGGCACTCCTCATGGTTTGCTGGTTGGACTTTCCAGTATCAGCCTGTAG